A portion of the Drosophila sechellia strain sech25 chromosome 2R, ASM438219v1, whole genome shotgun sequence genome contains these proteins:
- the LOC6607885 gene encoding uncharacterized protein LOC6607885 isoform X1 produces MTFTRLKTLSLLVCALLALSFPGHVSGAGNNNNKKGSQPVAPPEPEAVIEEVNAKQLEKLLADKDYVAVFWYARSCVTCDKVLAELEKIDDDTDSFGVDFVKINDKRLAKQYGIKNFPALTYFREKEPIIYDGDLMDEEGVLDFLTSLEAMDLPDRIEEVNAKILQKIIEDTDFVAVLFCPDHETCPPRVMDKQQCRKCAKALQELENIDDEADQLGIGFVKIHDEALADEYNLGNLPALVYYRHQTPIIYEGELQREEDVLEWLVQNKSTGDEDDVIEDVTSKTLSTLISNIDNLVVLFYDHGNDDSMTVLEELEQIDDDCDKHGIQFVKIDDAKAAADYGIDSIPAIVYFEKEIPNVYDGDLMDEEQILKWLLGQLERDEIEDVTDEMLDTMIKEGRVIAVLFYDNNDKKSQKVLEELENIDDECDALGITFVKIDNPEEAVEYGINKVPKLIYFEKGIPTIYEGNLEDEEKLLKWLTDQTSSDQIEDITDEMLDLIIEKMPHVAVLFYDKDQKKSQKILAELENIDDECDQNDIAFVKIDDDKEAKEWGIDEIPSIVLFERGIPHIYEGDLMKEDELLGWLVHQKRYSEIPEVTDEMKDKLVENTEHLAVIFYDKDDKQDMRILNELENIDDELEKEGIVIVRIDNAAEAKEYGLDHLPALIYFENKIPALYEGDLMNEDEVLEWLLVQKKTATIEEVTDEILVTLINEHEYVVVFFTGPCEPGETCEHTLNALESIDDELDEAGIIFVTTEDTGIAKKYNVKTYPRLVFFRNRDPLHFTGDLDDEDEVLAWITDDETLEIPGKIEEVNVKMLDKILAENDHVVVFFYAEGDKKAQKILNELENIDDECEEKDIDFVKTSDDDIDKEYDLPGLPALAFYRHKFRTIYTGDLMKEEEILEWVIDLHESTADVIESVDRKTLQVLINDVEHLAVFFYDDECESCSEILEELENIDDDTDKHGIQFVKSNDVKLAHEIGIFAFPALVYYETGVPIMYDGNIASNQDVFNWILEQKADQSIQLINRDQLFEYIGTKDFLAVVFYKEDDPDSPRVLRHIELIDDEAAEYGIYIVKMHDKLMAKKYGFRNPPGLTYFRKGKYINYDGDIDDEEEVLDWLTSPANMEMTDHIEQVNRKMFEKIRKNSDYVAVIFYSDECKQCPRVLAEVEHIDDEADKAGIDFVKIDDKQMAKEYGVFALPAIVFFKPTSKEPVIYAGDLYEEEQILTWLITQKDPSGDVIEDLEGERLVHLIEESGSIAVYFWNKTKCDICNSKAARKARLKKERDQHQQEGGAASAAAAFGSEADPSEAAAGGAEDAPAAGSEGDSPPASAAAPADASTGKQEDDADGCEQCTKVLEELENIDDDCDKHGITFVKTRDFSVADGYGVHEYPALVYFEGGIPNVFEGELSEEEEVLQWLITQKTEDRIELITRQMLETMVEETQYLAVYFLPPERNGKQPAFCRSFCSPSSLKESNLTTTKSTKHSSSQFVQNYISRKRKRIEKQDKINCNICDQILEGLELIDDECDVFGIHMVKIQDPQLAKRYSIKTFPALVYFRNGNPLLFEGDLQNEQSVLEWLIDDDNRELADEIEEVNERMLDRLMAESTLLVVFFYDDDCAECEEILEELEEIDGEADMFGIDFVKIASIQAAKKYEIVNIPSLVYFRKQVPVLYDGDLHQHDKVITWLTSQDVFEIKNEIEEVNRKMLDKLLEENEFLAVFFYEHNQPDSTAALEKLENIDSETDNLDITFVKMADSRYAKKWGVTKLPAMVYFRRRFPSIYRGDLLSEDEVLEWLRKNRFRQPELNIFMYALIALAVAFVVYTAFLLQCFKPAPPPPVQHPKQS; encoded by the exons ATGACTTTCACCCGCCTCAAGACTCTCTCGCTGCTCGTGTGTGCTCTGCTGGCCCTGAGTTTTCCCGGACATGTGAGTGGCgcaggcaacaacaacaacaagaagggCTCGCAGCCAGTGGCGCCTCCGGAGCCGGAGGCCGTCATCGAGGAGGTCAATGCCAAGCAGCTGGAGAAGCTCCTGGCCGACAAGGATTACGTGGCCGTCTTCTGGT ATGCGCGAAGCTGCGTGACCTGTGATAAGGTTTTAGCGGAACTCGAGAAAATCGACGATGACACCGACTCCTTCGGTGTGGACTTCGTGAAAATCAACGACAAACGACTAGCCAAGCAGTATGGCATCAAGAACTTCCCCGCCCTCACCTACTTCAG GGAGAAGGAGCCCATCATATACGATGGCGATCTCATGGACGAGGAAGGAGTGCTCGATTTCCTCACCTCCTTGGAGGCCATGGACTTGCCCGATCGCATCGAGGAGGTCAATGCCAAGATATTGCAGAAGATCATCGAGGACACCGACTTCGTAGCCGTTCTGTTCT GTCCAGATCATGAAACATGCCCGCCCCGGGTTATGG ACAAACAGCAATGCCGCAAGTGCGCCAAGGCCTTGCAGGAGCTGGAGAATATCGACGACGAGGCTGACCAGCTGGGCATCGGGTTTGTGAAGATACACGACGAGGCCTTGGCCGACGAATACAATCTAGGCAACCTGCCAGCCTTGGTCTATTACCGCCACCAGACTCCAATCATATACGAAG GTGAACTTCAGCGGGAGGAGGACGTCTTGGAATGGTTGGTGCAGAATAAGTCGACGGGCGATGAAGATGATGTGATTGAAGACGTCACTTCGAAGACTCTGTCGACGCTTATCAGCAATATCGACAACCTGGTTGTGCTGTTTT ATGATCATGGAAACGACGACTCGATGACCGTGTTGGAGGAGCTAGAGCAAATCGACGACGACTGCGACAAGCATGGCATTCAGTTTGTGAAAATCGACGATGCCAAGGCGGCAGCCGATTACGGAATCGATTCG ATTCCGGCCATTGTTTACTTTGAAAAAGAAATTCCAAATGTGTACGACGGCGATCTCATGGACGAGGAGCAGATTCTGAAATGGTTGTTGGGACAGTTGGAACGGGATGAGATCGAGGACGTCACCGACGAAATGCTCGACACAATGATCAAAGAAGGACGCGTCATTGCCGTGCTGTTCT ACGACAACAACGACAAGAAGTCCCAGAAAGTACTCGAGGAGCTGGAGAACATTGACGACGAGTGCGACGCATTGGGCATTACTTTCGTGAAGATCGACAATCCCGAGGAGGCCGTTGAATATGGCATCAATAAAGTTCCTAAACTGATATACTTTGAAAAAGGCATTCCAACTATTTACGAGGGCAATCTGGAGGACGAGGAGAAGCTTCTGAAATGGCTAACAGACCAAACGAGTTCCGATCAAATCGAGGACATCACCGACGAAATGTTGGACTTAATCATTGAGAAAATGCCCCACGTTGCTGTTCTTTTCT ACGACAAAGACCAAAAGAAATCACAGAAAATCCTCGCAGAGCTGGAAAACATCGACGATGAGTGCGATCAGAACGATATTGCCTTTGTCAAGATCGATGATGACAAGGAGGCCAAAGAATGGGGTATCGATGAGATACCATCGATTGTACTCTTTGAACGTGGAATTCCACACATCTACGAGGGTGATCTGATGAAAGAGGATGAGCTGCTTGGCTGGTTGGTGCACCAGAAGCGCTATTCCGAAATTCCCGAGGTCACCGATGAGATGAAGGACAAGTTGGTCGAGAACACCGAGCACTTGGCGGTTATATTCT ACGACAAGGACGATAAGCAGGATATGCGCATCCTGAACGAACTGGAGAACATTGATGACGAGCTGGAGAAGGAGGGAATTGTGATTGTCCGCATTGATAACGCCGCTGAGGCCAAGGAATATGGTCTCGATCACTTGCCCGCCCTCATCTACTTCGAGAACAAGATCCCGGCCCTCTACGAAGGCGATCTGATGAACGAGGATGAGGTGCTCGAGTGGCTTCTTGTCCAGAAAAAGACAGCTACTATCGAGGAGGTTACCGACGAGATCCTGGTCACTCTGATCAACGAACACGAATACGTCGTCGTCTTCTTCACGGGTCCCTGCGAGCCCGGAGAGACCTGTGAGCACACTCTGAACGCCCTGGAAAGCATCGACGATGAGTTGGATGAGGCTGGCATCATTTTTGTGACCACTGAGGATACCGGAATCGCCAAGAAATACAATGTCAAGACCTATCCACGCCTGGTGTTCTTCAGGAACCGTGATCCACTTCACTTCACCGGAGATCTggacgacgaggacgaggtGTTGGCCTGGATTACCGACGACGAGACCCTTGAAATTCCCGGAAAAATTGAGGAAGTCAATGTGAAGATGTTGGATAAGATCTTGGCTGAAAACGATCACGTTGTCGTATTCTTCT ACGCCGAGGGCGATAAGAAGGCCCAAAAGATCCTTAACGAGCTGGAGAACATCGATGACGAATGCGAGGAAAAAGACATTGACTTTGTAAAGACATCCGACGACGATATTGATAAGGAGTACGACCTGCCCGGTCTGCCGGCACTTGCATTTTATAGACataagtttagaacaatttaCACCG GTGACCTGATGAAGGAAGAGGAAATTCTCGAGTGGGTTATTGATTTGCACGAGTCCACAGCTGATGTCATTGAATCTGTCGATCGTAAGACCCTGCAAGTTCTGATCAACGATGTTGAGCACCTGGCTGTGTTCTTCT ATGACGATGAATGCGAATCTTGTTCCGAAATCTTGGAGGAGTTGGAGAACATCGACGATGACACCGACAAGCACGGAATACAATTTGTCAAGTCAAATGATGTTAAGCTGGCTCATGAAATTGGCATTTTCGCATTTCCAGCTTTGGTCTACTACGAGACCGGCGTCCCGATTATGTATGATG GTAACATTGCAAGCAATCAGGACGTCTTCAACTGGATTCTCGAACAGAAGGCCGACCAAAGCATTCAGCTCATTAATCGTGACCAACTTTTCGAGTATATAGGCACCAAAGACTTTTTAGCGGTTGTTTTTT ACAAAGAAGATGATCCTGACTCGCCACGAGTGCTGCGGCACATCGAACTAATCGACGACGAGGCTGCGGAATATGGCATTTACATAGTGAAGATGCACGACAAGCTGATGGCCAAGAAGTACGGCTTCAGGAATCCCCCGGGACTGACGTATTTCCGCAAGGGCAAGTATATCAACTACGACGGCGATATCGATGACGAGGAGGAGGTCCTGGACTGGCTAACGAGCCCGGCCAACATGGAGATGACCGATCACATCGAGCAGGTAAACCGCAAGATGTTTGAGAAGATCCGCAAGAACTCCGACTACGTAGCGGTGATATTCT ATAGCGATGAGTGCAAGCAGTGTCCTCGCGTCCTGGCGGAGGTGGAGCACATTGACGACGAAGCGGATAAGGCGGGCATCGACTTCGTCAAAATCGACGATAAGCAGATGGCCAAGGAGTACGGAGTGTTCGCCCTGCCTGCCATTGTCTTCTTCAAGCCCACATCCAAGGAGCCAGTTATATACGCCG GTGATCTTTACGAAGAAGAACAGATCCTAACTTGGCTGATCACGCAAAAGGATCCAAGTGGAGATGTTATCGAAGATCTCGAAGGCGAAAGACTGGTTCATCTGATTGAAGAGTCTGGCTCCATCGCAGTCTACTTTT GGAACAAGACCAAGTGCGACATTTGTAATTCGAAAGCGGCTCGCAAGGCGCGGCTGAAAAAGGAGCGCGATCAGCACCAGCAGGAGGGCGGAGCAGCCAGCGCCGCTGCCGCCTTCGGCAGTGAGGCGGATCCTTCCGAGGCGGCCGCTGGCGGGGCGGAGGATGCGCCAGCGGCAGGTTCTGAGGGGGATTCCCCGCCAGCCTctgcagctgctccagcgGATGCGTCAACTGGCAAGCAAGAGGATG ATGCGGATGGCTGCGAGCAGTGCACCAAGGttctggaggagctggaaAACATCGACGATGATTGCGACAAGCACGGCATAACATTCGTTAAGACCAGGGACTTCTCCGTGGCCGACGGCTATGGCGTGCACGAGTATCCGGCTCTAGTTTACTTCGAGGGAGGAATCCCCAACGTATTCGAGG GCGAACTgagcgaggaggaggaggtgctCCAGTGGCTGATCACCCAGAAGACCGAAGATCGTATTGAGCTGATCACTCGCCAGATGCTGGAGACAATGGTGGAGGAGACGCAGTACCTGGCCGTCTATTTCT TGCCACCAGAGCGCAATGGGAAGCAACCCGCTTTCTGCCGCAGTTTCTGCTCCCCCTCTAGTCTTAAAGAAAGCAACCTGACCACCACCAAATCCACAAAACACTCATCCAGCCAATTCGTACAAAACTACATCTCACGTAAAAGAAAACGTATCGAAAAACAAG ACAAAATCAACTGCAACATATGCGACCAGATACTAGAGGGCTTGGAACTGATCGATGACGAATGCGACGTGTTCGGCATTCATATGGTCAAGATCCAGGATCCGCAGCTGGCAAAACGTTACTCGATCAAGACGTTCCCGGCCTTGGTTTATTTCAG AAATGGAAACCCATTACTGTTTGAGGGGGATCTTCAGAACGAGCAATCAGTGTTGGAATGGCTCATCGATGATGACAACCGCGAGTTGGCCGATGAAATCGAGGAGGTCAACGAGCGTATGCTGGATCGCCTAATGGCGGAGTCCACTCTATTGGTCGTTTTCTTTT atgacgaTGATTGTGCTGAGTGCGAAGAGATTTTGGAAGAGCTGGAGGAGATCGATGGCGAGGCAGACATGTTCGGCATTGACTTCGTAAAGATTGCTAGTATCCAGGCGGCCAAGAAATACGAGATAGTGAATATACCTTCCCTCGTTTATTTCCG AAAACAAGTGCCCGTCCTCTACGACGGCGACCTACACCAACACGACAAGGTGATCACCTGGCTAACGTCGCAGGATGTATTCGAGATCAAAAACGAAATAGAAGAAGTCAACCGAAAGATGCTCGACAAGCTACTCGAGGAGAATGAGTTCTTGGCCGTTTTCTTCT ACGAACACAATCAGCCGGACAGTACTGCAGCGCTGGAAAAACTGGAGAACATCGACAGCGAGACGGATAACCTGGACATCACCTTCGTGAAGATGGCCGACTCTCGGTATGCCAAGAAATGGGGCGTCACCAAGCTGCCGGCAATGGTCTACTTCCGCCGTCGGTTCCCCAGCATATACAGGG GTGATCTGTTATCCGAGGACGAAGTGCTGGAGTGGCTGCGCAAGAACCGCTTCCGCCAGCCCGAGCTGAACATCTTTATGTACGCCCTGATTGCGCTGGCGGTGGCCTTTGTGGTCTACACCGCCTTCCTGCTGCAGTGCTTCAAGCCGGCGCCACCGCCTCCTGTCCAGCACCCCAAGCAGTCGTGA
- the LOC6607885 gene encoding uncharacterized protein LOC6607885 isoform X15, with translation MTFTRLKTLSLLVCALLALSFPGHVSGAGNNNNKKGSQPVAPPEPEAVIEEVNAKQLEKLLADKDYVAVFWYARSCVTCDKVLAELEKIDDDTDSFGVDFVKINDKRLAKQYGIKNFPALTYFREKEPIIYDGDLMDEEGVLDFLTSLEAMDLPDRIEEVNAKILQKIIEDTDFVAVLFYKEDDPDSPRVLRHIELIDDEAAEYGIYIVKMHDKLMAKKYGFRNPPGLTYFRKGKYINYDGDIDDEEEVLDWLTSPANMEMTDHIEQVNRKMFEKIRKNSDYVAVIFYSDECKQCPRVLAEVEHIDDEADKAGIDFVKIDDKQMAKEYGVFALPAIVFFKPTSKEPVIYAGDLYEEEQILTWLITQKDPSGDVIEDLEGERLVHLIEESGSIAVYFWNKTKCDICNSKAARKARLKKERDQHQQEGGAASAAAAFGSEADPSEAAAGGAEDAPAAGSEGDSPPASAAAPADASTGKQEDDADGCEQCTKVLEELENIDDDCDKHGITFVKTRDFSVADGYGVHEYPALVYFEGGIPNVFEGELSEEEEVLQWLITQKTEDRIELITRQMLETMVEETQYLAVYFLPPERNGKQPAFCRSFCSPSSLKESNLTTTKSTKHSSSQFVQNYISRKRKRIEKQDKINCNICDQILEGLELIDDECDVFGIHMVKIQDPQLAKRYSIKTFPALVYFRNGNPLLFEGDLQNEQSVLEWLIDDDNRELADEIEEVNERMLDRLMAESTLLVVFFYDDDCAECEEILEELEEIDGEADMFGIDFVKIASIQAAKKYEIVNIPSLVYFRKQVPVLYDGDLHQHDKVITWLTSQDVFEIKNEIEEVNRKMLDKLLEENEFLAVFFYEHNQPDSTAALEKLENIDSETDNLDITFVKMADSRYAKKWGVTKLPAMVYFRRRFPSIYRGDLLSEDEVLEWLRKNRFRQPELNIFMYALIALAVAFVVYTAFLLQCFKPAPPPPVQHPKQS, from the exons ATGACTTTCACCCGCCTCAAGACTCTCTCGCTGCTCGTGTGTGCTCTGCTGGCCCTGAGTTTTCCCGGACATGTGAGTGGCgcaggcaacaacaacaacaagaagggCTCGCAGCCAGTGGCGCCTCCGGAGCCGGAGGCCGTCATCGAGGAGGTCAATGCCAAGCAGCTGGAGAAGCTCCTGGCCGACAAGGATTACGTGGCCGTCTTCTGGT ATGCGCGAAGCTGCGTGACCTGTGATAAGGTTTTAGCGGAACTCGAGAAAATCGACGATGACACCGACTCCTTCGGTGTGGACTTCGTGAAAATCAACGACAAACGACTAGCCAAGCAGTATGGCATCAAGAACTTCCCCGCCCTCACCTACTTCAG GGAGAAGGAGCCCATCATATACGATGGCGATCTCATGGACGAGGAAGGAGTGCTCGATTTCCTCACCTCCTTGGAGGCCATGGACTTGCCCGATCGCATCGAGGAGGTCAATGCCAAGATATTGCAGAAGATCATCGAGGACACCGACTTCGTAGCCGTTCTGTTCT ACAAAGAAGATGATCCTGACTCGCCACGAGTGCTGCGGCACATCGAACTAATCGACGACGAGGCTGCGGAATATGGCATTTACATAGTGAAGATGCACGACAAGCTGATGGCCAAGAAGTACGGCTTCAGGAATCCCCCGGGACTGACGTATTTCCGCAAGGGCAAGTATATCAACTACGACGGCGATATCGATGACGAGGAGGAGGTCCTGGACTGGCTAACGAGCCCGGCCAACATGGAGATGACCGATCACATCGAGCAGGTAAACCGCAAGATGTTTGAGAAGATCCGCAAGAACTCCGACTACGTAGCGGTGATATTCT ATAGCGATGAGTGCAAGCAGTGTCCTCGCGTCCTGGCGGAGGTGGAGCACATTGACGACGAAGCGGATAAGGCGGGCATCGACTTCGTCAAAATCGACGATAAGCAGATGGCCAAGGAGTACGGAGTGTTCGCCCTGCCTGCCATTGTCTTCTTCAAGCCCACATCCAAGGAGCCAGTTATATACGCCG GTGATCTTTACGAAGAAGAACAGATCCTAACTTGGCTGATCACGCAAAAGGATCCAAGTGGAGATGTTATCGAAGATCTCGAAGGCGAAAGACTGGTTCATCTGATTGAAGAGTCTGGCTCCATCGCAGTCTACTTTT GGAACAAGACCAAGTGCGACATTTGTAATTCGAAAGCGGCTCGCAAGGCGCGGCTGAAAAAGGAGCGCGATCAGCACCAGCAGGAGGGCGGAGCAGCCAGCGCCGCTGCCGCCTTCGGCAGTGAGGCGGATCCTTCCGAGGCGGCCGCTGGCGGGGCGGAGGATGCGCCAGCGGCAGGTTCTGAGGGGGATTCCCCGCCAGCCTctgcagctgctccagcgGATGCGTCAACTGGCAAGCAAGAGGATG ATGCGGATGGCTGCGAGCAGTGCACCAAGGttctggaggagctggaaAACATCGACGATGATTGCGACAAGCACGGCATAACATTCGTTAAGACCAGGGACTTCTCCGTGGCCGACGGCTATGGCGTGCACGAGTATCCGGCTCTAGTTTACTTCGAGGGAGGAATCCCCAACGTATTCGAGG GCGAACTgagcgaggaggaggaggtgctCCAGTGGCTGATCACCCAGAAGACCGAAGATCGTATTGAGCTGATCACTCGCCAGATGCTGGAGACAATGGTGGAGGAGACGCAGTACCTGGCCGTCTATTTCT TGCCACCAGAGCGCAATGGGAAGCAACCCGCTTTCTGCCGCAGTTTCTGCTCCCCCTCTAGTCTTAAAGAAAGCAACCTGACCACCACCAAATCCACAAAACACTCATCCAGCCAATTCGTACAAAACTACATCTCACGTAAAAGAAAACGTATCGAAAAACAAG ACAAAATCAACTGCAACATATGCGACCAGATACTAGAGGGCTTGGAACTGATCGATGACGAATGCGACGTGTTCGGCATTCATATGGTCAAGATCCAGGATCCGCAGCTGGCAAAACGTTACTCGATCAAGACGTTCCCGGCCTTGGTTTATTTCAG AAATGGAAACCCATTACTGTTTGAGGGGGATCTTCAGAACGAGCAATCAGTGTTGGAATGGCTCATCGATGATGACAACCGCGAGTTGGCCGATGAAATCGAGGAGGTCAACGAGCGTATGCTGGATCGCCTAATGGCGGAGTCCACTCTATTGGTCGTTTTCTTTT atgacgaTGATTGTGCTGAGTGCGAAGAGATTTTGGAAGAGCTGGAGGAGATCGATGGCGAGGCAGACATGTTCGGCATTGACTTCGTAAAGATTGCTAGTATCCAGGCGGCCAAGAAATACGAGATAGTGAATATACCTTCCCTCGTTTATTTCCG AAAACAAGTGCCCGTCCTCTACGACGGCGACCTACACCAACACGACAAGGTGATCACCTGGCTAACGTCGCAGGATGTATTCGAGATCAAAAACGAAATAGAAGAAGTCAACCGAAAGATGCTCGACAAGCTACTCGAGGAGAATGAGTTCTTGGCCGTTTTCTTCT ACGAACACAATCAGCCGGACAGTACTGCAGCGCTGGAAAAACTGGAGAACATCGACAGCGAGACGGATAACCTGGACATCACCTTCGTGAAGATGGCCGACTCTCGGTATGCCAAGAAATGGGGCGTCACCAAGCTGCCGGCAATGGTCTACTTCCGCCGTCGGTTCCCCAGCATATACAGGG GTGATCTGTTATCCGAGGACGAAGTGCTGGAGTGGCTGCGCAAGAACCGCTTCCGCCAGCCCGAGCTGAACATCTTTATGTACGCCCTGATTGCGCTGGCGGTGGCCTTTGTGGTCTACACCGCCTTCCTGCTGCAGTGCTTCAAGCCGGCGCCACCGCCTCCTGTCCAGCACCCCAAGCAGTCGTGA